atggttagAATCTTGGACATAATAGGCAGGGGAGCAGCTGGAACAATAATGGTATAGAGGCACGAAGCCACTGAAGAGATCATTTAGAAGAGGAGCGGTCTGCTGGAAAAGTCACCAAAGAGGAGTGATGCTGCCAAATTGATCACCACACAAAtactaaaataataaaaaagaaatgGATTTTGGCAAAGCAAGTGGCATAAATGTCACGGGCTTATGGGAAAAAGTTAGTTGTGTCCTTAGCTACTACCAAAAGCGTTGAACATCCTACCTTATGATTTTTGTTTTGCTAGTTATTTTACTCTGTATGCTTTGTTTTTTTCGATTTGTAGATTTGTTTCGGACATATTTGAGACTGAAGAGAGGCCAGAGAGTAAGAAGCTGATAAAGAAAATCAAGTTCTTCGTTCCTAAGGTCACGATACTCTTCACTCATGGTTCTGCTGTTACTTACTAATGGTCTCTCATTTAGCATGCCTTGGACGTTTCACGTTCCACTACAGGGAAATGATACCAACTGTGGTAAATTTGTTTTGTACTACATTAGCCTTTTCCTAGAGAGCGCTCCAGAAACTTTTAGCATTGCAGAAGGCTACCCTTACTTTGTGAGTACTTTGTGAAACCAGTACGTGGAAAAATGACTGTTTAACCAGTACGATTTTgtttggttgggggggggggggggggggggcggcgtTGGAGGGTTTTAATTTGGACCACGTGTCATAATTCTGTGCTAATAAGGTAATTAAACTTGAATTAATTTTTAACTAAGAGCCGTTAGCCAATAAGGGCATTTATAAGACATTTCATGTATAAATGGCCCCAACTTTAACAGGAAGGGTATAAATGCCCCCTAACTTTTAACGGAGGCTAAATATGTTCTATAGCGCATAGTTTAAGGGCAACTCTGGCCCTTTTTACTTAAATAAATTGAAGTGTTCCTTCTCTAACATCTTAAACTTTTAGACgagatggtcacacacttcaacaATCTTCATATCATGAAATCCTCGTACTTCTTTTCTGCTTTTATAGATGAAGAAAGACTGGTTTACTCCTGACCAGTTAGAAAGCTTTTGGCAAAAACTGCAGACTGAGACCAGGGATTCTTCTGAAGACTCAGCATTTTCTGATGGAAGCTTCTCAGGTTCTCAAGGTAAAATTCAGTTACTTTATTGTGACATTTTTtttatgactttactttcatctTGTGTATGAAACAAGTTTTTGCACTGTGGCCGTACATGTCAAAGTGGATTGAGTTTTCATGCTGAGGAAATTTGACATGCATGGCAAACTCAGAATAACTATTGGGAGAAAATAATAGGCCACTTAGATATATTGAATATAGTTGCAATAGTCAGGAACATGAATGTCATATCCGTTGCCTGATCTATACTTCTTCTGTGTGTTTCTTGTTCAGTAGTGTATGCAGAAATTTTCGTAAGTGTTATCTAGACTACTCGGACGAGTTCCGAAGCTTAGAtgacttcaaaaaaaaattaatctacTTGGGATTAACGCCTTGTACATATGCATAGAATTTTAGGCATGTCTGCTGAACCTGCTTTGAGGGATGAGGATGCTTCTTCAGGCTCAGGAGAGGACTTAAACATGTTAGATGGACAGAGTAAGCATCAAACGGTAACACCAAATTTGGGTCATCGCAAGGCAACTGGTGCTGCTACAGTTGATTCAATGCTGGAAATTGCAACCACTTCAAAGATGAGTGAAGCTACCATTATGAGGAATGAGGAGCGCTTTGCTATAAGCAAATGCATAAAAGTATTAGATGAAATGCAAGGCGTTGATCAAAGTATCTACTTTTTTTGCATTGGATTTATTTGAGAATCCAAATGCCAAAGAAACTTTTATCTCTCTTAAGACTGAGAGACGCTTGACATGGTTGCAGTGTAAGTTTAACACTTTGCCAAATGCAGCTAACGCATGAAATTAAGAGCCTTGTTATAGTTCTCGACTTTCATATAGGGGGTTTCTGCTACGACTTTGACTGTTAAAATGGGCAGCCAGATGACTTTGACTGTATATATATTAGTATTGTATATGGAATTTATAACTGGGAGTGGTTGGATGCCTAGTTTAATTCGTAATTATTGTTGGTTGTTATACAAGAACTTTTATGTTATACTAGGTGATTTTAACTTGTTTGGTTGTGCAAGGCTGCTTGCaggctttttaaaaaaaaaattgaaaaaataattaCACAATTTTGACTTACTATTTCAGAATTTAGACCAACATCTAGACGCAAGGGATTAGCTTTTGCCATTTTTCTCTGGCAAAGGGTCAGTGACGGATCTACCCTTGAAGTTACGAGTTCGTCAAAATCTGTCCCAAATTAAGTAGGCCTTTGGCCATGAAAacaaaattttgaagttggagtttgagttgtgtttggttattagtttttgcaaagaatgtTTGGTTGTATGAATATAttgaaagtaaaaaaagtgaaaacttGGTTTTAGGTGTGTTATATTTGgagttttcatggccaaacatttattttcaaataaagtaGAAAAAAAAATCTGGGAAGAACTGAAAaatctcatggccaaacgggtcctaagtATTTGTATTAAGAATCTACTCCATATGTATAAATAATCTATCTCAAATCCAATTattgtttataaatttaaaattctGAATCCATCTCTGCAAGAGCTACTACATTGTGTATGAAAGCAAGTAAAGTGCAATTAATAGGCTATGTTGAAGGCTAGTACACTTTATATAACAAGCTAAAACAAGAAGATTATAATTAAGCGGTGATTTATTGGTAGAATAGAAAATATAACACAAGCTAGTTAAGAGATACAAGTTTTGGATCAGAGGATTGTGCATTTTAGTTTTTTCCTTCCGTTGACTCTTTTACTTCCTTCTACTCTTCTTCTCCTCCTGCCATAAATATATGAATAAAAAATTAGTGTAGAAAAAGAATTAACAATTCATGTGAATTAAGGAGTTAAAATATTCTCCCCTTTTTAATTAAAAACAAATCAAAATCCACAGAAATGCCCACTTTACAGATCCGAGGGCCAATCAGCGCATGATTCCGAAATTCGACAAATAATAGTAGATCAATTTGTCTACCCTTTTTCACTTAAATGCAACAACCTGTGACTTACGCCTCCCAAACAAGTGGAGGTTGAATATATCAATCCTCACTGACCATATTTTTTCGTTTAAGCTTAACTCATGTCATCAGTATACTAAAAAATAAAAGTGTAAACAAAATTAAATATTAAGCTTTTATTTGAGATTAGACCAAACCATGATGTGTAGCTATCTCGCATTTTATTACCTCTAGACAATAGCTCTACGACCACAAGCATTTTGCAACCTTTTTCATCACTGGGTTGAACTTACTTACTACCCTTTGGGTTCTTTCCTTTCTAATATGTCTTTAATAAtgtaaaaatgaaaagaaatataTTCCTACAAAGATTTGCTGTATTTCTTTTTTAAGATCTCATctgttatttttcatgctttcaTGTGAAAAGGATATAAAAGTAAAAGAATATTCATAATAAACTACAAAATCAAATCTTCCCAAAAAATTGTTCTCTCCCCACAAACCTCAAAAAAGAGAATCCACCTGAAAACGAATAGTATCTCTTTTATTCAACAAgttgtggaatttggaaaatcAAATCCAATTAGTTTTGCTTGAAAACTAAGCTGATGTGAATAAAATCGAACTCTTTTGTATAGTTTTGCTTGAAAACTAAGCTGATGTGAATAAAATCGAACTCTTTTGTAAAGATTTTAAACAACCTTTATCACTTACGAATATAATTTTCCTTAACCGAACCTCTTTACTACATGTGGCTACGCCATAGTCTAAGTGTGTCGCTTGTTCTATTAAAAAAAGTTAGAATTGGATTCTTTATCCCCAAAAAAGTTGCATTTGGATAAAGGAGATTTGTTTGAATAGAAAATAAaactccttttgtttgtgaaTTTATTAATGACCCTTTCTAGATTTGAAaacaaattatttttatatcaaaatttattgccacacaaaatatatgtaccTCATTTGGCACCAGAagttcaaaagtcttttttttttttaactctgtgTCCAGTTAAATAGAATCACATGAACTGAAACAGAGGAAGCAGAAAAAAGAAGAATTATTCTAGTTAGATTAGTACAAGTCTTCTTTTGTAAAGCTTTTATTTGCCGAGCGAGAACAAAAACTTCCTTTCGTTTCCTTGCGCCATTCTTTTTGAAATAAAAACAAGACTAACATAAATGTGTCCTTTTGTGTTATGCATCTTCAAGTGACTCAATACGAGAGATCTACCTATTTCAACTCCAAAAAGGACGAATATTGTAGTAATTCTAACCACGAAGAATCAAAAAAGAACTTGACGAACAAAATCCGTTGACCCCACAAAAAAAATTGATGGCCAAGGGTCCAAAATCTTGAATGAAGATGAAATCCTATTCCCCTCGATTCTATCACCCTCGGAGCAAGCTTGACATTCCAAAAATGTTGTACCGTATTGGATCCTCAAAAAATGCCCTAAATTTGGAGGATCCAACGAACACTCGATCGCATTATTGAAGAAATCAAACATAGCTTACTTCTGCACCCTAATTCAAAATTGTAAAATGGAACAAGCTTGCTttatgccaaagaaagaaagccTTGTGACCAAAGAAAAACATACTCCTATGTGTAGATGATGTTAAGAGCACTATGGCTCAGGGCTCAAACTTGTGACTTAAAATCCCTCAGAACTCGAATATTCTCAGAGACCTTAAAGTGCAAGTAAACACGAGTCGGAATAAAAGCAAACAAATACAAGAATTTGAAATATCAATGAAATTACTCATTCAAAAGGTTTTAAAAAAGGACAGTCAAGGTCCCCAAATTATAGAAAGGTTTAAATACCAAATGTTGGAGAGTTACTAACAACCAAACTGCTCAAATAGGAATAGAGCAGAAAAACATATACCAAAGAACAGCACTACAAAACAATGCAAATAGGAGAGACAAGCACCACAACAAAGCTAATAATGTCAAACACGTCCTAACCAGAAATTGAAAAACCTCGTGAAACTTATCTGCCGttcgtttgtttgttttttttttttcctttttcgttGTACTTTCACTTTTAAAGATTAAGTTGAGTTGATCAATTCTCACTTGGCCATCATGACCTTGACGAACTCGTCATAGTTGATCTGTCCATCACCATCCACGTCAGCTTCACGAATCATCTCATCGACCTCTTCGTCTGTAAGCTTCTCACCTAGGTTTGTCATGACATGGCGAAGCTCAGCAGCAGAGATAAATCCATTCTGGTCCTTGTCAAACACTCTAAAAGCTTCCTTAAGCTCCTCCTCGGAATCAGTGTCCTTCATCTTGCGAGCCATCAGGTTAAGGAACTCAGGGAAGTCAATGGTCCCATTACCATCAGCATCAACTTCGTTGATCATGTCTTGAAGCTCAGCCTCAGTTGGGTTCTGCCCCAATGACCGCATCACGGTCCCGAGCTCCTTAGTTGTGATGCAACCTGCAGCATAGTTGCACATAGTTAGTAAACCTGTTTAGTCTTAAAAGCTTACAAGTTACAACACTAAAAACTAGTTTCCacattttttccctttttctctttttttgtaGACATGGGAAAACCAAGCTTGCACAGTTTTGTGCTCAAAgtgcacaacaacaacaacaaaaaaaaaatatccagtgtaatcccacaagtggggtctaggagggtagagtgtacgcaaaccttacccctaccttgggaggtagaaaggttgtttccgatagacccttggctcaagtaAAAGCAAATGAAAGCAGTTCGGAAAAAGAAATACCGCAGTGGGGAAACCATGGCAAAATACTATAGGAAGCATGTCAAAGCACCATCGGGAGCATGTCAAAGCATTCTCAAAAAAGGGACAGTAGCTACAAAAAAATAATATGAAAATTCAAGTACAAGAAGCAGCGGATAATAACAGAAATCGAAGGACAAGAAATGTGCTCATAGTGtacaaaaaagaaaatgagaagcAGCAGAAACACAAGTTTCATCATAATAATAGAAGCCTATGAATGATACCAACAACAGAGAATAACGTTAAATATCATTAACACTGCATCCCCCACTTCGATCTCCAATACAAGTAAGAAAAGCACAGGGAAATAATTTCCCAACACAACGGAAATCAAATTGGCAAAATCACTTGAAGCAAAAGTAGTAGTGATTTCATCTGAAAGCATCAATTGTTTCAAGAGGTAGCAGCTACTCATATTCTAGTACTAACTACTGCTACCACTATATTTTACTTATTACTGCTATCTTCCAATGGCATATTGTCAGCCTCTGGATGTTTGTAGCCTCATATATATAATCCCAAACTGGGGTCTTTCTCCAAATTATCTACTTTTGCTGGATTAGCACACCTATAGACCTGAATGCTCTTTACCTCCAAGGTAAAGCAATGAATCGAAGGTTGTGAAATGAAATCCACCATCAAAAAGAAATTACCACACTGAACAAAATAGAGACCATACATCAAGATACAAAGCCAAAAAAAGAACCCTGATATACCAGGTGAAtccaaaattagaaaaaaaaacaaaacaagatGATCAACTTTTTCTTCTAATAACTATGGTGGCCGGGCCGGCTTGCGTGCACCTCAATTAATTCCACAGTGTACTTGTTACCGCTAACTCTGTCCGCTAAGGCTATAGGAAGAAATTACCTAACGTTTTTCCCTCCATTGGGATCTGAACCTAAGACCTCATGGTTTTAAATCCACTTCATTCATCACTAGAGAACACCGTCAGGTGCAACACAATCAACCTATTTAACTCgattaaattaagaaaaatgcAACTCCAAAACAAGTTTGTCAATACTTGCTAACCAGACAAATCCTAATTACCAAGAAAGATCAACTAAAGAATTCAACACATCGACCCCAAATCTAGAAGCCACCAGCTTCACTATAAATCCAAACACAAAATTGAAACTATCCCGCTAAAGAAACAGCATATCCAAGGATCAAACATCAAATCCTAGGATTTAAACACAATTCTCATAATTAGCACATCAACATCAAATCATAGATCACAACACTGTCAATCAaaaccaacattaacaacaacaacaacaataacatacccagtgtaattccacaagtggggtaTGATGTACCCAGACCTTACCTTTAACTTTGTGGGGACCATTAACAAAAAGGCAATACATAAATCCATTTTTCTATCAAAAATCAAATCCAAACACAAAACTAAACCTACAAAGCTAAAGAAAGTAAGAAACAGCATAACCAAAGGATCAACAACCAAATCCTATAGTTTCCCCATAATTAACACAAATCTCATAATTAGCACATCAACATCAAATCATTGTAAATCAACACCAACATTAACAAAAAACCcaaaacctaaatcaatattcACATCCATTTATATCAAAAATCAAATCCAAACACAAAAATCAAAACCAGGATAAAACCTTAAATGAACACAAATATCATAATTATATCACAACACTATCAATCAAAACCAATATTAACAAAACCCCAAAAACAAGATGAAAAAAATAGAATCAAGAATTGGATCtgatgatttttatttttattttaaaaaaaaaaaaaggttataaaATGGAAAAATTAAAGAACAAACCATCTCCATCTTTGTCAAATAGGCTAAATGCTTCTTTAAATTCAGAGATCTGATCATCAGTAAGCTGATCTGCCATTATCTCTTTGTATTAATTTACAAAATTTGAAATTATGTATTTTGTGTTTGGGTTTGTGTTTTGTGTGTGTGAAAATGGAGAAGGCAAGGGTGGTGTAATTATAATGGTCCAAGTATTCTAAAAGGGCTGCATAGTGGGTGGCAAAGCATCTGAttcttttagttttttttttttttttttttttgactcataTTTACTCATTTAGTCAAGAAAGGAATACATTATCGGCTCAAGACTTTTGTAATCCAAAAATAGAATCAAAataactcattaaaaaaaaacttaaatagcCTTTACGCACAGATTATGTGTGTAAAAGAGGTTGAAAAATGAAAATCAGCCATTAAAGGTCCCTTTCCGAGATCCCACGCGATCAAAAACatcattttcttgttgatttccaacCCAAAAGTGATATATTGAAGTCTAGGAATAAGTTTCTTCGCAATAAAGCGgcgtataattcaattcaaaaactcaaaatcaaaacttcaatctaggtatttcactacgatTTTTCTATTACATTATTAACCTAAGCATTACTATTGTGCGAATATGGACAAAAAGAAACTTTCACGAACTTTTTTTGTGCGCAAAAGGGCTGTTTTCagccctttttttcatttttttcattttttttttgttcatttgttgttcatttgttaattgtttatttattaacctaagcattactattgtgtgaatatggacaaaaaaaaacttttgcgTACTTTTTTTGTGCGCAAAAGGACTGTTTTCAACCCtttgttcattttatttttatttttttatttgtttatttgttgtcaatttgttaattgtttatttagcatttggtaattgttagattagttatttcaattattagactagctaattatttatttagtttttgttaagccaattgtttttttgttaataatttgttaattatttgattagttagttaattgtttatttaataGTTATAtgctaattaattttttattattttattagttaattaattatttatttattaattatatgctaattttttgctagctaattgttaattttttgattgttaattattaatttatttatttgctaattagaaattgaaaatccttagtttaggattcaatcctttgtataatttctcggtaaaagattacataactaatactacgtattagagattaattaaaaaaataatgattaatttaaaatgcgtaaaaaaaTATACCACTTTAATCCTTATTTCATGTattagattaatttaaaatgcctaAAATAGATAGGACACCACCATGGAGTCGAGACCCTTCGACAATAGAGAGGTACTTTATCTACAGCATGAGCACAGGTCCCAGTATGTATGGGATGCACCGGTATCATCTAGTAGAGTGGTCCGTACCCGTTTGGAGGAGTCAGCATGGGATATTCTAGAGGATATTCCCCCATATCCCCGTGTCatagatatactacgtcggggcggtatctactGGTGCATCGAGGTTGGTCGGTTTGTGCACAATAGGGCTCTAGTGACGGCCATGATTGAGCGCTGGCGACCGGAGACccatacatttcatctccgcactggcGAGGCTACCATCACCCTACAGGATGTCAAGGTAATTTATGGTCTACAGATTGATAGACATGCATTGTATAGAGTGGAGCCTCCGGAGATGCTGCCGTATCGTcaagagttgactaggctcactggtTTCGAGCCTTTGCAGAGGGATATGTGCGGAAGGAGTCGGTTGTTGCGATCCTCCCTCCATGTTCACTTGCGCCTCGTAGATCTGCAGGGTCCGATTGACGAGGCgacgcctcaggctgatgttgaccgacgtgctcgcttatatcttctcatcatattcgggggcatcatGTTTCCGAACACGTCGGGTGCGGATATGAGCATTAGGTATCTGCTCTTTTTTGAGGACCTAGACCAGTTGGGATGTTATAGTTAGGGCGCCACTGTCCTGGCTTACATGTACAGAGGATTTGATCGAGCCACTATGGGCGAGAGGCTTGAGGTCGCTGCATTTAGCCCTCTTCTttaggtaatatatttaagtgtgtgtaaataaaacactaaatatattttttcgaaacgatgactgataaataatttttttgatgactatgacagatatgggtgtggtctaggttgagaccttttcagcccatagctGCTCACCCTCCCGATGACTATGTTGCTGAGGATATGCCATAAacgcggagatggtcgcgaggccGTACCAGAGGTGTAGAGACGGACCATGTCATTCTCTCGTTTAGGGATCAGTTAGACTGCATAACAGCGCCCGaggtaagtttttttttatttaacattagtttgttatttttgttagtcttttattgttaactagttgaaTTCCTTTTTATAGGCTATCATATGGACGTCgtatgatcagattttgggtcagctgccggcgttttgtagggctaGTGAGCACATGTGGACTGCACAGTATCCATTGATCCATATGGGCATCATTGAGAATCACGCACCCGACCGCGTATTATGGCAGTTTGGGCATGTACAGAACGTACCCGCGGCTACACATTGGGAACATACCCACTACACCAGGGACGAGCGTTCGATCGACAATGCGACATGGTGGGCGCGTATGCACCAGGAAGTCGATGCATGGAACGCGAGGATGACGACTCTAGCGgcggtcggacatgacactccgaTCCATGAGTACATGATGTGGTACATGCATATCACTCGCTCCTTGATTGCCAACCCCTCGACGCCCCGTTCTGATGGCCGAGGATATGCATCACTCTCAGGAGCGTATGAGGCGCTGATAAGTTTATTCAATCGTCGTCttattatgtattactttacgaatttattcaattcttaaaatttGTAAATATATGCAGCTACGGATGACTCTGATGATACGCCATGAGAGCATTCCCCTTACGGAGTCCACCGACCCTGGGATAGCGGCATATGCATCACGAATAGTTCATCTTACCGACACTGGTATGACACGGGCACATGAGTGGCATTCTGTCGATGAGGATGTACCACAGGGTGTTCCTGAGGGTGGTAGGGCTGATAGAGGTGGTCGGGCTTGCAAAGGTGATCTGGCTGGCAGAGGTGGTCGGGCTGGCAGAggtctagtagatgagcctgacgaTATAACCCGTCAGGCTCCGTCGGCTACAGATATCCCGTCGACTTCACAGAGACCTGGATATACGCCAGAGATGGTCCCACATTATGATCCTTGGTCATCATTTACACAGATGCCAGTTAGTGATCTACATATGGGAGGCGGAGATGAGGACATAGACTTGGATATTATGTTCGATGACTACTTTCTTCGTGCTACAGCCAGGCCTAcggcaccatctgcatctccgGCTCAGCGGGCCGCTTAGGAGCCCTCTCACAtgccatctcaggagcccgtcgacacacagatttatttttttacaataaaataatgtattaattaattatgttattaatctaaactaaattatttacatgtattatagattcattcttctgcgcctgtggactCGTCTTCGCCTGTTCAGATTGACCCGTCTCCACCTCCAGCTATAGCTCCGAGTAGTGCTCAGGAGACCGTTGAGGAGCCAACTAAGGAGCCCTCTGACTAGCCATCTCAGGAGGCcatcgacacacaggtttgtttttttacaaagaaataatttattaaataactgtttatatgttatttcatgtttagtttatgataaatctaaattaaattgtttatatgttatttcaggttcattcttctgctccTGTGGTCCAGTCTCTTCCGATTGAGTAATCTCCTGAGGCATCTATTGAGGCTACTCAGGTGGAGTTCGCCGCCGTCTCCCACAGGAAGTATATTTTCACTCAGGGCCtgaagaagggaagaaaggatGATCATGCCATAAATCATCCCGTCATTAAGAAGAGGAGAGAGGATCCTGATGATAGTGAGGGTGGTGGGGTTAGGAGGATCCTTAGGCCTTAGGAGATTgtatatttgaaaataaaatgtacattttatgttaatattatatatatttttgggtattaattttttaatgataattagttattttagtatttattgtcaattaataataactcgtgcgacgtcctatattaattagaaccctataacgacgatctaaatgtatatgtataacaagttttcaaacttacttcggagcactttacaacctctAAAATGCCGATCTAAacgtatatgtatacttgatgtaatgagtcgatattattgtacacgaaaaaaaatattaagttctatataaaatatttatattccggtgttttaaAACGTCGCTAATTttcggtcaaagtatgaaaaaaacttaattttgagtttgattttcaaagaataaaggttggggtcGGGGGTTAAAGGCActtcacgcacaaaatctgtgcgtgaaaggactaaagtgtaaatgtacactttaGTCCTTTTACGCACATAATCTGTGAGTAAAGGctatttaggtttttttttttaatgggttagtttggttccaaaaatttatttttgggttaGAAAGTCTTGGGCTCCTCTATTATGGGGTTGTTTGGTTCATTAAATTGAAATGTCACGTAGGATCCAGTAGCTTATTATTTACGTTCGAATTCCCACGTTATAATACCCCATTTCCTCTTTCCCTACCCTAtgtaattcaaaaaaaaaattataatgtcACCAAACTATGGGATGGTAAGTACCATCTATACTTAATTAAAAGTTTCGAATTCGACCACCATAGGACGTGGTGTAGCAGATAGGGCCCCTCTCTttgagaaaccaaaaaaaaaatgtttcggATTCGAGTATAGAATCATCTTTAATAGAAAGCACTTTATCTTTAAAGTGGAACTTTCGGACACAAAATTTAAATTGGGATAATTACAGCCCCAATATCTTTGAGTGATCTAATTTGCaaaatagccagcaaatgtataagatttgtatatttatacttaaatatacatatattatctaGTGTATAAGTTTTATATATTTGAGTTATTGTCGGTCATT
The sequence above is a segment of the Lycium barbarum isolate Lr01 chromosome 6, ASM1917538v2, whole genome shotgun sequence genome. Coding sequences within it:
- the LOC132600772 gene encoding uncharacterized protein LOC132600772 isoform X2 — translated: MQMKKDWFTPDQLESFWQKLQTETRDSSEDSAFSDGSFSGSQGMSAEPALRDEDASSGSGEDLNMLDGQSKHQTVTPNLGHRKATGAATVDSMLEIATTSKMSEATIMRNEERFAISKCIKVLDEMQGVDQSIYFFCIGFI
- the LOC132600772 gene encoding uncharacterized protein LOC132600772 isoform X3, with translation MKKDWFTPDQLESFWQKLQTETRDSSEDSAFSDGSFSGSQGMSAEPALRDEDASSGSGEDLNMLDGQSKHQTVTPNLGHRKATGAATVDSMLEIATTSKMSEATIMRNEERFAISKCIKVLDEMQGVDQSIYFFCIGFI
- the LOC132600773 gene encoding calmodulin-like, translating into MADQLTDDQISEFKEAFSLFDKDGDGCITTKELGTVMRSLGQNPTEAELQDMINEVDADGNGTIDFPEFLNLMARKMKDTDSEEELKEAFRVFDKDQNGFISAAELRHVMTNLGEKLTDEEVDEMIREADVDGDGQINYDEFVKVMMAKRRRRVEGSKRVNGRKKLKCTIL
- the LOC132600772 gene encoding uncharacterized protein LOC132600772 isoform X1, giving the protein MVLLLLTNGLSFSMPWTFHVPLQGNDTNCGKFVLYYISLFLESAPETFSIAEGYPYFMKKDWFTPDQLESFWQKLQTETRDSSEDSAFSDGSFSGSQGMSAEPALRDEDASSGSGEDLNMLDGQSKHQTVTPNLGHRKATGAATVDSMLEIATTSKMSEATIMRNEERFAISKCIKVLDEMQGVDQSIYFFCIGFI